The proteins below are encoded in one region of Brassica napus cultivar Da-Ae chromosome A6, Da-Ae, whole genome shotgun sequence:
- the LOC106347410 gene encoding probable 2-oxoglutarate-dependent dioxygenase At3g49630 isoform X3 gives MMDDTGVAEVVQKLDRACRDVGFFYVIGHGISESLMRKVKEMTHRFFELPYEEKLKIKITPAAGYRGYQRIGVNYTSGKQDFHEAIDCYREFKQGKYGETGKVLEGLNQWPENPQEYKGLMDEYIKLCTDLSRNILRGISLALGGSPYEFEGEMVGDPFWVMRIIGYPGVNQENVIGCGAHTDYGLLTLINQDDDKTALQVKNLAGDWVSAIPIPGSFICNIGDMLKILSNGVYESTLHRVINNSPLYRVCIAFFYETNFDAMVEPLDIFKEKYPGDKRSQDSKRVVYGEHLVNKVQTTFANLVEYS, from the exons ATGATGGACGATACTGGCGTGGCGGAGGTTGTCCAAAAACTAGATCGGGCTTGTCGGGACGTCGGATTCTTCTACGTG ATTGGTCATGGAATTTCGGAGAGTCTTATGAGGAAGGTGAAAGAGATGACCCATCGATTCTTCGAGCTTCCATATGAGGAGAAACTTAAGATCAAGATTACTCCAGCAGCTGGATATAG AGGATATCAGAGAATTGGAGTGAACTATACGAGCGGGAAACAAGATTTCCACGAAGCAATTGAT TGTTACAGAGAGTTCAAGCAAGGAAAGTATGGGGAAACTGGAAAGGTCTTGGAAGGGTTAAACCAGTG GCCAGAAAATCCTCAAGAGTACAAAGGGTTGATGGATGAGTATATTAAGTTATGCACAG ATCTCTCTAGAAACATCCTAAGAGGAATCTCCTTAGCTCTTGGTGGATCACCTTATGAATTTGAGGGAGAAATGGTTGGGGATCCTTTTTGGGTAATGCGTATTATTGGTTATCCAGGTGTAAACCAAGAAAATGTTATCGGATG TGGAGCTCACACTGACTATG GCTTGTTGACGCTTATAAATCAAGACGATGATAAAACTGCTCTTCAG GTGAAAAACTTGGCTGGTGATTGGGTATCAGCTATTCCAATCCCTGGATCATTTATTTGTAACATCGGTGACATGTTAAAG ATACTTTCAAATGGAGTATACGAATCCACACTTCATAGAGTGATCAATAACTCTCCTCTATACCGTGTATGCATCGCTTTCTTCTACGAG ACTAACTTTGACGCGATGGTTGAGCCACTGGATATCTTCAAAGAGAAGTATCCAGGAGATAAAAGATCTCAAGATTCCAAAAGAGTTGTATACGGAGAGCATCTCGTTAACAAAGTCCAGACCACCTTCGCAAATTTAGTGGAATACAGTTAA
- the LOC106347410 gene encoding probable 2-oxoglutarate-dependent dioxygenase At3g49630 isoform X2: protein MATNFKPHLPIIDISPLLVKCNDPDMMDDTGVAEVVQKLDRACRDVGFFYVIGHGISESLMRKVKEMTHRFFELPYEEKLKIKITPAAGYRGYQRIGVNYTSGKQDFHEAIDCYREFKQGKYGETGKVLEGLNQWPENPQEYKGLMDEYIKLCTDLSRNILRGISLALGGSPYEFEGEMVGDPFWVMRIIGYPGVNQENVIGCGAHTDYGLLTLINQDDDKTALQVKNLAGDWVSAIPIPGSFICNIGDMLKILSNGVYESTLHRVINNSPLYRTNFDAMVEPLDIFKEKYPGDKRSQDSKRVVYGEHLVNKVQTTFANLVEYS from the exons ATGGCTACAAACTTCAAGCCACACTTACCAATTATTG ACATCAGTCCTTTACTTGTCAAATGCAATGATCCCGACATGATGGACGATACTGGCGTGGCGGAGGTTGTCCAAAAACTAGATCGGGCTTGTCGGGACGTCGGATTCTTCTACGTG ATTGGTCATGGAATTTCGGAGAGTCTTATGAGGAAGGTGAAAGAGATGACCCATCGATTCTTCGAGCTTCCATATGAGGAGAAACTTAAGATCAAGATTACTCCAGCAGCTGGATATAG AGGATATCAGAGAATTGGAGTGAACTATACGAGCGGGAAACAAGATTTCCACGAAGCAATTGAT TGTTACAGAGAGTTCAAGCAAGGAAAGTATGGGGAAACTGGAAAGGTCTTGGAAGGGTTAAACCAGTG GCCAGAAAATCCTCAAGAGTACAAAGGGTTGATGGATGAGTATATTAAGTTATGCACAG ATCTCTCTAGAAACATCCTAAGAGGAATCTCCTTAGCTCTTGGTGGATCACCTTATGAATTTGAGGGAGAAATGGTTGGGGATCCTTTTTGGGTAATGCGTATTATTGGTTATCCAGGTGTAAACCAAGAAAATGTTATCGGATG TGGAGCTCACACTGACTATG GCTTGTTGACGCTTATAAATCAAGACGATGATAAAACTGCTCTTCAG GTGAAAAACTTGGCTGGTGATTGGGTATCAGCTATTCCAATCCCTGGATCATTTATTTGTAACATCGGTGACATGTTAAAG ATACTTTCAAATGGAGTATACGAATCCACACTTCATAGAGTGATCAATAACTCTCCTCTATACCGT ACTAACTTTGACGCGATGGTTGAGCCACTGGATATCTTCAAAGAGAAGTATCCAGGAGATAAAAGATCTCAAGATTCCAAAAGAGTTGTATACGGAGAGCATCTCGTTAACAAAGTCCAGACCACCTTCGCAAATTTAGTGGAATACAGTTAA
- the LOC106347410 gene encoding probable 2-oxoglutarate-dependent dioxygenase At3g49630 isoform X1: MATNFKPHLPIIDISPLLVKCNDPDMMDDTGVAEVVQKLDRACRDVGFFYVIGHGISESLMRKVKEMTHRFFELPYEEKLKIKITPAAGYRGYQRIGVNYTSGKQDFHEAIDCYREFKQGKYGETGKVLEGLNQWPENPQEYKGLMDEYIKLCTDLSRNILRGISLALGGSPYEFEGEMVGDPFWVMRIIGYPGVNQENVIGCGAHTDYGLLTLINQDDDKTALQVKNLAGDWVSAIPIPGSFICNIGDMLKILSNGVYESTLHRVINNSPLYRVCIAFFYETNFDAMVEPLDIFKEKYPGDKRSQDSKRVVYGEHLVNKVQTTFANLVEYS, encoded by the exons ATGGCTACAAACTTCAAGCCACACTTACCAATTATTG ACATCAGTCCTTTACTTGTCAAATGCAATGATCCCGACATGATGGACGATACTGGCGTGGCGGAGGTTGTCCAAAAACTAGATCGGGCTTGTCGGGACGTCGGATTCTTCTACGTG ATTGGTCATGGAATTTCGGAGAGTCTTATGAGGAAGGTGAAAGAGATGACCCATCGATTCTTCGAGCTTCCATATGAGGAGAAACTTAAGATCAAGATTACTCCAGCAGCTGGATATAG AGGATATCAGAGAATTGGAGTGAACTATACGAGCGGGAAACAAGATTTCCACGAAGCAATTGAT TGTTACAGAGAGTTCAAGCAAGGAAAGTATGGGGAAACTGGAAAGGTCTTGGAAGGGTTAAACCAGTG GCCAGAAAATCCTCAAGAGTACAAAGGGTTGATGGATGAGTATATTAAGTTATGCACAG ATCTCTCTAGAAACATCCTAAGAGGAATCTCCTTAGCTCTTGGTGGATCACCTTATGAATTTGAGGGAGAAATGGTTGGGGATCCTTTTTGGGTAATGCGTATTATTGGTTATCCAGGTGTAAACCAAGAAAATGTTATCGGATG TGGAGCTCACACTGACTATG GCTTGTTGACGCTTATAAATCAAGACGATGATAAAACTGCTCTTCAG GTGAAAAACTTGGCTGGTGATTGGGTATCAGCTATTCCAATCCCTGGATCATTTATTTGTAACATCGGTGACATGTTAAAG ATACTTTCAAATGGAGTATACGAATCCACACTTCATAGAGTGATCAATAACTCTCCTCTATACCGTGTATGCATCGCTTTCTTCTACGAG ACTAACTTTGACGCGATGGTTGAGCCACTGGATATCTTCAAAGAGAAGTATCCAGGAGATAAAAGATCTCAAGATTCCAAAAGAGTTGTATACGGAGAGCATCTCGTTAACAAAGTCCAGACCACCTTCGCAAATTTAGTGGAATACAGTTAA
- the LOC106347411 gene encoding pre-mRNA-splicing factor cwc-21-like, protein MYNGIGLQTARGSGTNGYVQTNKFFVRPRNGGKPLSGGKRFADDQGTAGLSKRPNKDILEHDRKRQIHLKLAVLEDELSDQGFSDAEIAEKLEEARLKFEAAAAASEESDAVGDSKISDTQTHQVAARKEKQMEAFRAALGLRDPEQAEEGIIEEEPTGVVKERREHSFLDRGSGRKVDEDVEVKGGKGKESKKQRGDDVDEAKRQKKKGSKKRRHDDDSSESDAKGRDRRRRSKKKAKGRKQESDSESDSSSSDSDSDSDSGEKRRREVTKKRGRSRRSVSSESDVESDDSKKLRKSHKKSRPTNQSVSKDSRDKPDEGRGGRKRHDSDVSEPESEDEKQQLRKKEEAYRSGPKQKRDQEDLESDHLKDMHRGGKKAARDSDDSETEYGNNKKQLRSKVEVYSGGMSKKRDEEEIVSKHDYDRKQVARDSSDDSEAEYENRRKLKDDSYQRGRKQIREEDHSRYGRDRYRSDDAGQRRGTVKDVDDRYRGQASEEEDENDRGRYRQRRETVKEDDTEYKRGRERYRGDKEDRYRDDVAAGKRHVMGKEDEDDERVSSREREYSDKGRNHYDGRSSGKRSSNGDRD, encoded by the coding sequence ATGTACAACGGAATAGGGTTACAGACCGCGAGAGGATCTGGGACTAACGGTTACGTTCAGACGAACAAGTTCTTCGTGAGGCCTAGGAACGGTGGTAAGCCCCTTAGTGGCGGAAAACGGTTTGCGGATGATCAGGGAACCGCTGGTTTATCCAAGAGACCCAACAAAGACATCCTTGAGCATGACCGTAAGCGTCAGATCCATCTCAAGCTTGCTGTGCTTGAAGACGAGCTTTCAGATCAGGGCTTCTCTGATGCCGAGATTGCGGAGAAGCTTGAGGAAGCAAGGTTGAAGTTTgaagctgctgctgctgcctCTGAGGAGAGTGATGCGGTTGGTGATTCGAAGATCTCTGATACACAGACTCATCAGGTTGCTGCGAGGAAGGAGAAGCAGATGGAAGCTTTTCGAGCTGCGCTTGGTTTGCGTGATCCAGAGCAGGCTGAAGAAGGGATCATTGAGGAGGAGCCAACGGGGGTTGTGAAGGAGAGGCGAGAACATTCGTTTTTGGACCGTGGTAGTGGGAGGAAGGTAGATGAGGATGTAGAGGTGAAAGGTGGTAAGGGTAAGGAAAGCAAGAAGCAGCGTGGTGATGATGTGGATGAAGCGAAGCGTCAGAAGAAGAAAGGGAGCAAGAAGAGAAGACATGATGATGACTCATCTGAGTCTGATGCTAAGGGTCGTGACCGCAGAAGGCGCTCTAAGAAGAAGGCTAAGGGGCGTAAACAAGAGAGTGACAGTGAGAGTGACTCTAGCAGCTCCGATTCTGACTCCGACAGTGACAgcggagagaagaggagaagggaGGTTACAAAGAAACGTGGTAGAAGCAGAAGAAGTGTTTCTTCTGAATCTGACGTTGAGAGTGACGACAGCAAGAAACTTAGGAAGTCACACAAAAAGAGTCGACCCACCAACCAATCTGTTTCGAAAGATTCAAGGGATAAACCTGATGAAGGAAGAGGTGGGCGGAAGAGGCATGATTCCGATGTTAGCGAGCCTGAATCTGAGGATGAGAAACAACAACTgcgaaagaaagaagaagcctACCGCAGTGGACCAAAGCAGAAAAGAGACCAGGAAGACCTGGAGTCTGATCATCTTAAGGACATGCATAGAGGTGGCAAGAAAGCTGCAAGAGACTCTGATGACAGTGAGACCGAGTATGGGAACAACAAGAAACAGCTGCGCAGTAAAGTAGAAGTTTACAGTGGAGGAATGAGCAAgaagagagatgaagaagagatcGTGTCCAAGCATGATTATGATAGGAAGCAAGTTGCAAGGGACTCTTCTGATGACAGTGAGGCTGAGTATGAAAATAGGAGGAAGCTGAAGGATGACAGTTACCAAAGAGGAAGGAAGCAGATAAGAGAGGAGGACCACAGTCGCTATGGAAGGGACAGGTATCGAAGCGATGATGCTGGTCAGAGACGTGGAACTGTTAAGGATGTTGATGATAGGTACAGAGGTCAAGCGAGCGAGGAAGAGGATGAAAATGATAGGGGTCGATACAGACAGAGACGTGAAACGGTTAAGGAGGATGATACAGAGTACAAGCGTGGCAGGGAGAGGTACAGAGGCGATAAGGAGGACAGGTATAGAGATGATGTTGCTGCTGGAAAAAGACATGTGATGGGTAAGGAAGACGAAGATGATGAACGAGTTAGCAGCAGGGAGCGTGAGTACTCAGACAAGGGTCGAAATCATTATGATGGCCGATCAAGCGGGAAGAGGTCCTCCAACGGTGATAGAGATTAA
- the LOC106347410 gene encoding probable 2-oxoglutarate-dependent dioxygenase At3g49630 isoform X6, whose product MRKVKEMTHRFFELPYEEKLKIKITPAAGYRGYQRIGVNYTSGKQDFHEAIDCYREFKQGKYGETGKVLEGLNQWPENPQEYKGLMDEYIKLCTDLSRNILRGISLALGGSPYEFEGEMVGDPFWVMRIIGYPGVNQENVIGCGAHTDYGLLTLINQDDDKTALQVKNLAGDWVSAIPIPGSFICNIGDMLKILSNGVYESTLHRVINNSPLYRVCIAFFYETNFDAMVEPLDIFKEKYPGDKRSQDSKRVVYGEHLVNKVQTTFANLVEYS is encoded by the exons ATGAGGAAGGTGAAAGAGATGACCCATCGATTCTTCGAGCTTCCATATGAGGAGAAACTTAAGATCAAGATTACTCCAGCAGCTGGATATAG AGGATATCAGAGAATTGGAGTGAACTATACGAGCGGGAAACAAGATTTCCACGAAGCAATTGAT TGTTACAGAGAGTTCAAGCAAGGAAAGTATGGGGAAACTGGAAAGGTCTTGGAAGGGTTAAACCAGTG GCCAGAAAATCCTCAAGAGTACAAAGGGTTGATGGATGAGTATATTAAGTTATGCACAG ATCTCTCTAGAAACATCCTAAGAGGAATCTCCTTAGCTCTTGGTGGATCACCTTATGAATTTGAGGGAGAAATGGTTGGGGATCCTTTTTGGGTAATGCGTATTATTGGTTATCCAGGTGTAAACCAAGAAAATGTTATCGGATG TGGAGCTCACACTGACTATG GCTTGTTGACGCTTATAAATCAAGACGATGATAAAACTGCTCTTCAG GTGAAAAACTTGGCTGGTGATTGGGTATCAGCTATTCCAATCCCTGGATCATTTATTTGTAACATCGGTGACATGTTAAAG ATACTTTCAAATGGAGTATACGAATCCACACTTCATAGAGTGATCAATAACTCTCCTCTATACCGTGTATGCATCGCTTTCTTCTACGAG ACTAACTTTGACGCGATGGTTGAGCCACTGGATATCTTCAAAGAGAAGTATCCAGGAGATAAAAGATCTCAAGATTCCAAAAGAGTTGTATACGGAGAGCATCTCGTTAACAAAGTCCAGACCACCTTCGCAAATTTAGTGGAATACAGTTAA
- the LOC106347410 gene encoding probable 2-oxoglutarate-dependent dioxygenase At3g49630 isoform X4: MATNFKPHLPIIDISPLLVKCNDPDMMDDTGVAEVVQKLDRACRDVGFFYVIGHGISESLMRKVKEMTHRFFELPYEEKLKIKITPAAGYRGYQRIGVNYTSGKQDFHEAIDCYREFKQGKYGETGKVLEGLNQWPENPQEYKGLMDEYIKLCTDLSRNILRGISLALGGSPYEFEGEMVGDPFWVMRIIGYPGVNQENVIGCGAHTDYGLLTLINQDDDKTALQILSNGVYESTLHRVINNSPLYRVCIAFFYETNFDAMVEPLDIFKEKYPGDKRSQDSKRVVYGEHLVNKVQTTFANLVEYS, encoded by the exons ATGGCTACAAACTTCAAGCCACACTTACCAATTATTG ACATCAGTCCTTTACTTGTCAAATGCAATGATCCCGACATGATGGACGATACTGGCGTGGCGGAGGTTGTCCAAAAACTAGATCGGGCTTGTCGGGACGTCGGATTCTTCTACGTG ATTGGTCATGGAATTTCGGAGAGTCTTATGAGGAAGGTGAAAGAGATGACCCATCGATTCTTCGAGCTTCCATATGAGGAGAAACTTAAGATCAAGATTACTCCAGCAGCTGGATATAG AGGATATCAGAGAATTGGAGTGAACTATACGAGCGGGAAACAAGATTTCCACGAAGCAATTGAT TGTTACAGAGAGTTCAAGCAAGGAAAGTATGGGGAAACTGGAAAGGTCTTGGAAGGGTTAAACCAGTG GCCAGAAAATCCTCAAGAGTACAAAGGGTTGATGGATGAGTATATTAAGTTATGCACAG ATCTCTCTAGAAACATCCTAAGAGGAATCTCCTTAGCTCTTGGTGGATCACCTTATGAATTTGAGGGAGAAATGGTTGGGGATCCTTTTTGGGTAATGCGTATTATTGGTTATCCAGGTGTAAACCAAGAAAATGTTATCGGATG TGGAGCTCACACTGACTATG GCTTGTTGACGCTTATAAATCAAGACGATGATAAAACTGCTCTTCAG ATACTTTCAAATGGAGTATACGAATCCACACTTCATAGAGTGATCAATAACTCTCCTCTATACCGTGTATGCATCGCTTTCTTCTACGAG ACTAACTTTGACGCGATGGTTGAGCCACTGGATATCTTCAAAGAGAAGTATCCAGGAGATAAAAGATCTCAAGATTCCAAAAGAGTTGTATACGGAGAGCATCTCGTTAACAAAGTCCAGACCACCTTCGCAAATTTAGTGGAATACAGTTAA
- the LOC106347410 gene encoding probable 2-oxoglutarate-dependent dioxygenase At3g49630 isoform X5 — protein MATNFKPHLPIIDISPLLVKCNDPDMMDDTGVAEVVQKLDRACRDVGFFYVIGHGISESLMRKVKEMTHRFFELPYEEKLKIKITPAAGYRGYQRIGVNYTSGKQDFHEAIDCYREFKQGKYGETGKVLEGLNQWPENPQEYKGLMDEYIKLCTDLSRNILRGISLALGGSPYEFEGEMVGDPFWVMRIIGYPGVNQENVIGCGAHTDYGLLTLINQDDDKTALQILSNGVYESTLHRVINNSPLYRTNFDAMVEPLDIFKEKYPGDKRSQDSKRVVYGEHLVNKVQTTFANLVEYS, from the exons ATGGCTACAAACTTCAAGCCACACTTACCAATTATTG ACATCAGTCCTTTACTTGTCAAATGCAATGATCCCGACATGATGGACGATACTGGCGTGGCGGAGGTTGTCCAAAAACTAGATCGGGCTTGTCGGGACGTCGGATTCTTCTACGTG ATTGGTCATGGAATTTCGGAGAGTCTTATGAGGAAGGTGAAAGAGATGACCCATCGATTCTTCGAGCTTCCATATGAGGAGAAACTTAAGATCAAGATTACTCCAGCAGCTGGATATAG AGGATATCAGAGAATTGGAGTGAACTATACGAGCGGGAAACAAGATTTCCACGAAGCAATTGAT TGTTACAGAGAGTTCAAGCAAGGAAAGTATGGGGAAACTGGAAAGGTCTTGGAAGGGTTAAACCAGTG GCCAGAAAATCCTCAAGAGTACAAAGGGTTGATGGATGAGTATATTAAGTTATGCACAG ATCTCTCTAGAAACATCCTAAGAGGAATCTCCTTAGCTCTTGGTGGATCACCTTATGAATTTGAGGGAGAAATGGTTGGGGATCCTTTTTGGGTAATGCGTATTATTGGTTATCCAGGTGTAAACCAAGAAAATGTTATCGGATG TGGAGCTCACACTGACTATG GCTTGTTGACGCTTATAAATCAAGACGATGATAAAACTGCTCTTCAG ATACTTTCAAATGGAGTATACGAATCCACACTTCATAGAGTGATCAATAACTCTCCTCTATACCGT ACTAACTTTGACGCGATGGTTGAGCCACTGGATATCTTCAAAGAGAAGTATCCAGGAGATAAAAGATCTCAAGATTCCAAAAGAGTTGTATACGGAGAGCATCTCGTTAACAAAGTCCAGACCACCTTCGCAAATTTAGTGGAATACAGTTAA